The DNA region CCCACACAATGAACTAATTTAGTTTAGTGAGCAGGCTATTTTCTCGCCTTTCCTTTTTTATTGGCCTAGACCTATATCGTTGAGTTTGAATAAAACAGTCATCAGCTACAACCCAACACAACTTTATTTGGTGATATGaaaagtatcatttattgattccaAGGGGAAATTAAGGGAACCCTATAATATAAGAAAAGTTGCACTCATATGGCAGACTTTGGAAAACACTGCgtgtaaaagtaggcctaggctactacatGATTATTAATACAGCCTCGAAGTCCCCCGTCTTCTATGCGTAATACCCTCACGACTGGAAGACCTCGGGTACGAGTTTGCTCTCTCCAACAATTCACAAGTTAGGATGTGTCTCCATCTACCGGATTTATTCGGATATGTCTCAAAACCGGCTCTTCTTCCCAAAAGCATTATGGGTACAACAGGAAGACAGTTGTGTAAGCTTGACCAGGAACAAACTGAACCGGGGACGCGGCATCCCCGTTCTGAAGATCCACAATGAAAATGGTATCGTGTCTATCTGCGCTGGAGATACATAATCTGTGATGCAACGAATTACCTGTTTTGCGACGTCTCTTGAGTTCGGAGGGATAGTGGGCTGCAAACCGCTGGCCTGCCCTTGGAAGAGAAGCCCTCCTACTACTCTACTACCACAGCATACACCGCTCAGCTCACTGGCGTTTCTACAGCCTCATAACTCCCGTTTGCTGGAACGGACACTACAGCCTCATGATCACAGCTTGCAAAACTGGAGGGGACAGAATACATCATTTGTGTCCCAGAAATGCAGATTCTACAGTACCGACAGCGACAATGAACCCAAGACTTCACCAAGACAGCCAGCCATCTCTGTCGTGGGCATTCCAGATCCCATCACCTGGATACGAAACAAAATCATAATGTTATTCATTGAACTTTATTTTGATCTGAATATTTCCAGCGTGGAGTTTGACACTGGGGTGAAACAGGTAGAGTTAAAGTGTGCGTCTGCGCGTCATGGCGCGCACATGTTATTGACACTTGCTAGAGATGAACGGTGTTAATGTGGCCTCGACTATGATGAGGCCTACAAGAGTCGACAATAAACAGTCATACAGCCATGTACAACATATTGCCTGTGACTTGTAAACTAGGTGTTAATGAAATCTAATATTCCAATTCTGTCCTTAGGCTGTCATCCACGTCTCCTCAATGGTCTCCAGTGGCAAGTTTTGGGCTATAAGAGAAGTAGTGTCTGCAGAGGTACTACACTGGATGAAATCATTACTTTATACATCTGTGACAGTAGTGGGCGACCTGAATTCAGAAGCCACAATAAATGTGGcactcaggggcggagctataggaggagcgagcagggcatttgcccctgggcccagggccttcccgtattgttggtgggggccctactaTGACTTTGGAGGGCCCTGAAagtattttgccctggggccccatgTACAATTGTTCTGCCTCTGGTGGCACTGGACTAGCTTCTGTAACCAATTGAACAGGTAAAATTATTATATGGAATATCGAATATGTTTTGGGTActagattgtagcttctgaatcaaAGTTGCCCATTACTGAAGCACTATTTAAAGTTGCATGGAACAGGAATGTTGTGGCATAATAACTTCTAATAATACTATTTCCAAACATTGTAACAGAAACATGTAACATTGTAATTCTTAATTGATAACACTGCATTTTAGGCTGTCAAAAGAGTCAAGAGGAAGTATGAAGACTTATCAGATACCCAAAGAAGACACCTTGCCATTTCTTCAGATGATATTGTATTTGTACTTCCAGAAGATGTCTCGGTGGTCTTTGATACTGTCATATACGGTAATAGATGACCCTGCGCATCTACTATGAGATATACGGTAATAACTCAGGGACGTTAACCTGTGATGCGCATGACATTGGACTTCATTCCGTTATTAGtaagttactgtactgtacgtgtgttttGACGAGCTGCCAGTGAATAAACGACATTATCTAAAAGGCCTCAAGGAGATCctttacatggtgtcagaagcgtAAAATGGAGCTATGCCGAAATTCAACCCTCCGATCAACTTCTCATTCGACAAGCCAGCAGAATGGCCCGACTGGAAGCAACGTTTTGTGAGATACAGAACTGCTACCAAACTAGCAGATGAAGATGGCGCGGTGCAGGTTAGCAGCCTGATTTATGCTATGGGCAGCCAGGCTGAAAATGTGTTTCGGTCTTTCACGTTTGTTGGGGAGGGGGAAGATGAAAATGACTTTGACTGTGTGCTAGGCAAGTTTGATGACTACTTTGTGCCGCGCAGAAATGTAATACATGAGCGGGCATGTTTCCATCAACGCGTTCAAAGAGCCGGGGAAAAAGCAGAGACTTTTATAAGGGCTTTGTACGAGCTAGCAGAACATTGTGATTTTGGCGCGAATAGGGAAGAGAACATTCGCGACCGAATTGTCGTTGGGATACTGGACAAAGAGGTGTCGAAGCAGCTACAGTTAATGCAAAACCTGAACCTAGCCGTGGCGATCGAAACCGTTAGGCAGTCGGAGGAGGTCACCTCTCATGTTAGCATGCAAGGGGCAGAAGCCGGGCTAGTGCACGAAGTAACCAACAAATTCAGAAAGAACCTGAAATTCGGCGAAAGAAAGCAAAAAGGGGGAAACAATGGAGGTGGCAAGTGTGGAAAGTGCGGGAAAATGCGCCATAGCAGGGAGGAGAACTGCCCTGCGCGAGATTCCACATGCAACTCGTGCAACAAAGTGGGGCATTGGAGCCGGGTGTGCAAGAGCAGGAGGGCGGTGAGCGAGGTcgcggagcagcagcagcaacagcagcagtcgcGGCAGCACCAACCGACATACTACCTGGGGGCAGTGAGCAGAGCAGCCGAGGGGTCACCGGAGCAGTGGATCGTCAAGCTGCGGGTAGGCTCCACTCCAGTTGAGTTCAAGATCGACACGGGGGCCGACGTGAACGTCATCTGCGAGGAAACCTACCACTCACTCAGACCAAAAGCACCACTTGGGCCTGCAGACATCCACTTGGATAGCCCAGGAGGTGAGTTGCAGTGCATTGGACAGATCAAAAGCACTGTGGCTTACAAAGGTAGAAGACACCCACTCACAGCCTACGTTGTCCGAGGCCGCACAGTCAGCAACCTCCTCAGCAGGCCCCTGTCTGTGAAGATGAACCtggtgaggagagtggaggaagcgGCGTGCAGCAGCGCCGGACACCTGCAGGCATTCGGTGAGCATGGGACTTTAAAGACTGACCCTGTAAGAATACAGTTAAAAGAAAATGCTCAGCCGTACGCCACTCACACTGCCAGGCGTGTGCCAATACCCATGCTGCAGAAGGTTAAAGAGGAACTGGAGCGGATGGAGGGGAACGGCATCATTGAGAGGGTGACGCAGCCTACCGACTGGTGTGCGCCCATGGTGCCGGTCCTGAAGAGCTCAGGTAAAGCACGCATCTGTGTTGACCTTAAAAGACTGAATGAAGCTGTTAAGAGAGAGCAGTACATCATGCCTACCACAGATGAGATCGTAGCGAAGCTGAGCGGTGCCACTGTCTTCTCGACGCTCGATGCAGCCAGTGGGTTCTTCCAAATCCCACTGCACCCTGACAGCTATAAGCTCACAACCTTCATCACCCCGTTCGGCAGGTTCCAATTCAAGAGGCTGCCGTTCGGGATAACCAGCGCTCCCGAGATTTTTCAGAGGAAGGTGACGGAGACGATGGAGGGGTTGGAAGGAGTGGAGATCTTCATGGACGACGTGCTCGTCTACGGGGCGACGGTGAGAGAACATGACCAGCGTCTGGAGAAGGTCATGCAGCGCATCGAGGCGGCCGGGCTGAAGCTGAACCGCGACAAGTGCTCCTTCAGACAGCACCAGCTGCGCTTCCTGGGGCATCTCATCGACGGAGAGGGAATTCGGCCTGACCCAGGCAAAGTCGAGGCCATAGAGCAGCTGCCACCACCGACGAACGTGCCGGAGCTGAAGAGGGTCCTCGGCATGGTGAATTACCTTGGCAGGTACATCCCCAACCTGTCCACAGTGGCGCAGCCACTGTACGAGCTCCTGAAAGGTAAAAATGCATGGACATGGGGTCACGCACAACAaaaagccttcacacacacaaaacaactacTGACAACGGCGCCTGTCCTCGCCTATTACGACGTCAGCAAGC from Engraulis encrasicolus isolate BLACKSEA-1 chromosome 5, IST_EnEncr_1.0, whole genome shotgun sequence includes:
- the si:dkey-82o10.4 gene encoding m-AAA protease-interacting protein 1, mitochondrial; this encodes MQRITCFATSLEFGGIVGCKPLACPWKRSPPTTLLPQHTPLSSLAFLQPHNSRLLERTLQPHDHSLQNWRGQNTSFVSQKCRFYSTDSDNEPKTSPRQPAISVVGIPDPITWIRNKIIMLFIELYFDLNISSVEFDTGVKQAVIHVSSMVSSGKFWAIREVVSAEAVKRVKRKYEDLSDTQRRHLAISSDDIVFVLPEDVSVVFDTVIYGRKFCSIIMRLWHLTDADVPEDPESTRMFRITDNGEDPPKKIVTAVYEFHRELTTGADPDWMVTHIWHWKQLE